One genomic region from Lathamus discolor isolate bLatDis1 chromosome 21, bLatDis1.hap1, whole genome shotgun sequence encodes:
- the ANKLE1 gene encoding ankyrin repeat and LEM domain-containing protein 1 isoform X4 has product MALGEREGAIPDPCCADAAAPVPGLGTGGQEDGERAMDRERGRGVRLLRDRGSQRAWGWLPAEDPGGARRSLSFLTEDATESSICAALPEAGSLLQEPGGCSGLRGPLPSISIPSFAPWPQGDPGGSAVPPHPLASSTLLSDGDELREGPWSRTMVGGSGGTPHVLPLPCTWVVPSPCPPQVFGPGGSLRQPQRCSRVLGKDGAPPEAPGHDGSSGSSSSDSECFVSALETLGARCCCSAGLELGEAPSPDGAGATELLPPSIPPTPEPVKGGGFGGASRAAPCGEDASDSGDVGELLTQLQGCSLQGSPPSSPWPLPRLVAGDVNPQEPPMYQHVTPRTRSRLLASAERFGASSSSSVDTLEMPRRPPRLRAPRGVPKDPAATSGCCVTPQGTDVCSGDGEETGLWGDTVLLPGAPSSSPGSSPRVLLVPGDCGHPQCPPSDAQGSPGSSPTVLLVPGDCGHPQFPPSDAQGSSGSSPTVLLVPGDCGHPQCPLSDAQGSPGSSPTELLIPGDPQCPPTDAQGSPCATFRVLEGGSGCQDPSPLGASQPLWLHRRFCRLLGPRAPTVPPSTQEHLECEEWDRAPIERHSPDHEDTALPRPLSDEDLRRQLRALGAEPGPITALTRQLYLRRLEELLRMPRNRRAGHSPELVATLRSGLIPDCAQDELVLRQEFDHPDRSRHWREGLVKSSFNYLLLDPSWGFAPPGPPRTCRSARTT; this is encoded by the exons GATGGGGAACGAGCCATGGACCGGGAGCGGGGACGCGGAGTTCGGCTCCTGCGGGACCGGGGCTCACAGCGCGCCTGGGGATGGCTTCCTGCAGAGG ACCCGGGGGGGGCCCGGCGCTCCCTGTCCTTCCTGACTGAGGACGCCACCGAAAGCAGCATCTGCGCTGCGCTCCCCGAGGCCgggtccctgctgcaggagccaggGGGCTGCAGTGGTTTGAGGGGGCCCCTCCCATCGATCTCCATCCCTTCCTTTGCCCCATGGCCCCAGGGGGACCCCGGGGGCTCCGCTGTGCCCCCGCATCCCCTCGCCTCCAGCACGCTGCTCTCGGATGGGGATGAGCTCAGGGAGGGACCCTGGAGCAGGACCATGGTGGGAGGTTCAGGGGGTACCCCCCACGTTCTTCCCCTGCCCTGCACCTGGGTTGTCCCCAGTCCCTGTCCCCCGCAGGTGTTTGGTCCTGGTGGGTCCCTGCGCCAGCCCCAGCGTTGTAGCAGGGTCCTGGGGAAAGACGGGGCACCCCCTGAGGCTCCCGGGCACGATGGCagctctgggagcagcagcagtgacagcgAGTGCTTCGTTAGTGCCCTGGAGACCCTGGGGGCTCGGTGCTGCTGCTCcgctgggctggagctgggtgaaGCCCCTTCCCCAGACGGAGCTGGCGCCACGGAGCTGctcccccccagcatccccccaaCCCCAGAGCCGGTGAAGGGTGGAGGTTTCGGGGGAGCCTCAAGAGCAGCCCCTTGCGGTGAGGATGCTTCGGACTCGGGGGATGTAGGGGAGCTCCTCACCCAGCTCCAGGGGTGCAGCCTCCAGGGATCCCCCCCCTCCAGCCCATGGCCTCTTCCCAGGCTCGTCGCTGGGGATGTCAACCCGCAGGAGCCCCCCATGTACCAGCATGTCACCCCCAGGACCCGGAGCCGCCTCCTGGCCTCTGCAGAGCGCTTCggtgcctcctcttcctcctctgttgACACACTGGAGATGCCACGGAGACCCCCCAGGCTCAGAGCACCCCGGGGTGTCCCCAAGGATCCTGCTGCCACCTCAGGGTGCTGTGTCACCCCGCAGGGCACAGATGTGTGCAGTGGGGACGGAGAGGAGACAGGCTTGTGGGGTGACACTGTGCTCCTCCCCGGagcccccagcagctcccctggctccagccccagggtgctgctggTCCCTGGGGACTGTGGGcacccccagtgccccccatcAGATGCTCAGGGCTCCCctggctccagccccacagTGCTGCTGGTCCCTGGGGACTGTGGGCACCCCCAGTTCCCCCCATCAGATGCTCAGGGCTCCTctggctccagccccacagTGCTGCTGGTCCCTGGGGACTGTGGGCACCCTCAGTGCCCCCTCTCCGATGCTCAGGGCTCCCCTGGCTCCAGCCCCACGGAGCTGCTCATCCCTGGGgacccccagtgccccccaacAGATGCTCAGGGCTCCCCCTGTGCCACCTTCAGGGTGCTGGAAGGTGGCTCCGGGTGCCAGGACCCTTCGCCCTTGGGGGCATCACAGCCCCTGTGGCTCCACAGGCGCTTCTGCCGCCTCCTGGGACCGCGGGCCCCGACCGTGCCCCCCAGCACCCAAGAGCACCTCGAGTGCGAGGAGTGGGACCGGGCACCCATCGAGCGCCACAGCCCTGACCATGAGGACACGGCACTGCCGCGGCCCCTCTCAGATGAGGACCTGCGCCGGCAGCTGCGGGCACTGGGGGCCGAGCCAGGGCCCATCAcggcactcaccaggcagctCTACCTGCGgcggctggaggagctgctgaggatgcCCCGGAACAGGCGAGCGG GGCACAGCCCAGAGCTAGTGGCCACGCTGCGGAGTGGCCTCATCCCTGACTGCGCCCAGGATGAGCTGGTGCTGAGGCAGGAGTTCGACCACCCCGATCGGAGCCGGCACTGGCGGGAAGGGCTGGTCAAGTCCAGCTTCAACTACCTCCTCCTCGACCCCAG CTGGGGGTTTGCACCCCCAGGACCACCCAGAACCTGCCGCTCCGCTCGCACCACCTGA